In one window of Vallitalea okinawensis DNA:
- the rsgA gene encoding ribosome small subunit-dependent GTPase A yields MQGKIIKGIAGFYYVDTKEKGIIECKARGVFRKKNITPLIGDEVEFEIGKNGKGYINEIFPRKNSLIRPTVANVDQAIIVFAAKKPDPNFSLLDRFLILAEEQGIDVVICFNKVELISQDQLKGLVDDYLKTGYKVIYTSVKKQIGEEVLREVLTDKTTVFAGPSGVGKSSMLNMVSKDLQLKTGEISEKIERGKHTTRHAELMPFEAGGYVVDTPGFSSLNLFHIPYEELKDYFPEFNEHEPYCKFKGCMHIHEPVCGVKDAVEDKEISKQRYKDYKLLYDELKDYQDRNRWR; encoded by the coding sequence ATGCAAGGTAAGATAATAAAAGGTATAGCAGGTTTTTACTATGTGGACACAAAAGAAAAAGGTATCATAGAATGCAAGGCAAGGGGTGTTTTTCGGAAAAAGAACATAACACCTCTTATTGGTGATGAAGTCGAATTTGAAATTGGTAAGAATGGGAAAGGGTATATTAATGAAATCTTTCCTAGAAAAAATTCATTAATTCGACCAACAGTAGCCAATGTAGATCAAGCAATTATTGTTTTTGCAGCTAAAAAGCCTGATCCTAATTTTTCATTATTGGATAGATTCTTAATATTAGCTGAAGAACAGGGAATTGATGTAGTCATTTGTTTTAATAAAGTAGAATTAATTAGTCAAGATCAACTTAAGGGATTAGTCGATGATTACTTGAAAACAGGCTATAAGGTTATATATACAAGTGTAAAAAAGCAAATAGGTGAAGAAGTTCTGAGAGAAGTATTAACTGATAAAACAACTGTCTTTGCTGGACCTTCAGGAGTTGGCAAATCTTCTATGCTGAATATGGTCAGTAAAGATTTGCAGTTAAAAACAGGAGAAATAAGTGAGAAAATAGAACGAGGAAAACACACAACAAGGCATGCGGAGTTGATGCCTTTTGAAGCTGGAGGTTATGTAGTAGATACACCAGGATTTTCGTCTCTTAATTTGTTCCATATACCTTATGAAGAGTTAAAAGATTATTTTCCTGAATTTAATGAGCATGAGCCCTATTGTAAATTTAAAGGTTGCATGCATATTCATGAACCCGTTTGCGGTGTGAAAGATGCCGTAGAGGATAAGGAAATTTCTAAACAACGTTATAAAGATTATAAATTACTATACGATGAACTAAAAGATTATCAAGATAGAAACAGGTGGAGGTAG
- the rpmB gene encoding 50S ribosomal protein L28: MAKCDVCQKGVHFGIKVSHSHRRSNKQWKPNVKKVKAIVNGSPKTINVCTRCLRSNKVERAM, from the coding sequence ATGGCAAAATGTGATGTATGTCAAAAAGGTGTTCATTTTGGTATTAAAGTGAGCCATTCACATAGAAGATCAAATAAACAGTGGAAACCTAACGTTAAAAAGGTGAAAGCCATAGTTAATGGTTCTCCAAAAACAATTAATGTTTGTACAAGATGTTTAAGATCAAACAAAGTTGAAAGAGCTATGTAA
- the rpe gene encoding ribulose-phosphate 3-epimerase, whose translation MIKLAPSILSADFGNLREDIKLISEAGSEYIHIDVMDGHFVPNITIGPAVVKSLRSCTDKVFDVHLMIENPDQYIKHFVDAGADIITVHQEACKHLHRTVQNIKENGVKAAVAVNPATPISTIEYVLEEVDMVLVMTVNPGFGGQKFIQSMLPKIEYLSNCIYKRNLNVDIQVDGGINSSTIDEVLKVGANVIVAGSAIFNAEDVAGEISSFKSIFQQYK comes from the coding sequence ATGATAAAATTAGCACCGTCAATATTATCTGCGGATTTTGGGAACCTTAGAGAAGATATTAAGTTGATATCTGAGGCTGGAAGTGAATACATTCATATTGATGTCATGGATGGGCATTTTGTGCCAAATATTACTATTGGACCTGCTGTGGTAAAAAGCTTAAGAAGCTGTACGGATAAAGTATTTGATGTTCATCTGATGATTGAAAATCCAGATCAATACATTAAGCATTTTGTTGATGCTGGCGCAGATATTATTACTGTGCATCAAGAAGCATGTAAACATCTACATCGTACTGTTCAAAATATTAAAGAAAATGGTGTAAAAGCAGCAGTAGCTGTCAATCCTGCGACGCCTATTAGCACCATTGAATATGTATTAGAAGAAGTAGATATGGTTCTAGTTATGACTGTAAATCCGGGATTTGGTGGTCAGAAGTTTATTCAATCCATGTTACCTAAAATTGAGTATTTGTCCAATTGTATTTATAAGCGTAATTTAAATGTTGATATTCAAGTTGATGGAGGAATTAATTCATCGACTATTGATGAAGTGTTAAAGGTTGGAGCTAATGTCATTGTTGCTGGGTCTGCAATTTTCAATGCAGAAGATGTAGCTGGGGAAATCAGCTCCTTCAAATCCATTTTTCAACAGTATAAATAG
- a CDS encoding YjiH family protein — protein sequence MIKKGLLKFLIPSLLGVVLFMTPISYEGHIIIPVAIFSNFIQGWLADSLPSILTMIITFSCIISIYTKILKPNFIINNPFLNALFNPSKIWMVARVLGSIFVICTLYNVGPDFIGSENTGGLLLYDLLPVLFAVFLFAGMLLPLLLNFGLLEFVGSLLTKVMRPVFKLPGRSSVDCIASWLGDGTIGVLLTSKQYEEGYYTKREAAVIGTTFSFVSITFSLVVIAQVGLENLFIPYYLTILLCGIVAAIIIPRIPPLSRKADVYISGEKNEYKELIPEGYTSFSWGLEKAIARSSKSKGVKEFILQGSMNVLDMWIGVIPIVMAMGTFTLILAEYTPLFKYLGMPFIPLLLLLQVPEAVEASQTLIVGFADMFLPSVMAASIENEMTRFIIATTSVTQLIYMSEVGGLILGSKIPVNFKELFVIFLERTLITLPIIVIVAHIIF from the coding sequence ATGATTAAAAAAGGATTGCTTAAATTTTTAATACCATCATTATTAGGGGTAGTTTTGTTTATGACACCCATTTCTTACGAAGGACATATTATTATTCCTGTTGCTATTTTTTCAAACTTTATTCAAGGGTGGTTAGCGGATTCACTTCCTAGTATTCTAACAATGATCATTACCTTTTCATGTATAATAAGTATTTATACAAAAATTTTAAAACCAAACTTTATTATTAATAATCCATTTTTAAACGCTCTTTTTAATCCATCTAAGATTTGGATGGTAGCCAGAGTGTTAGGGTCAATTTTTGTTATATGTACATTATACAATGTGGGACCAGATTTTATTGGGTCAGAAAATACAGGTGGATTACTTCTATATGACCTGTTACCTGTCCTATTTGCTGTATTTTTATTTGCAGGTATGTTATTGCCTCTATTATTGAATTTTGGTTTACTAGAGTTTGTTGGAAGTTTATTAACAAAGGTTATGCGTCCCGTTTTTAAGTTACCTGGAAGATCTTCTGTAGATTGCATAGCTTCATGGCTTGGCGATGGCACAATCGGTGTATTATTGACAAGTAAGCAATACGAAGAAGGTTATTACACGAAGCGTGAAGCTGCAGTTATTGGAACCACATTTTCTTTTGTGTCGATCACTTTTAGCTTAGTAGTCATAGCCCAAGTGGGTCTAGAAAACCTATTTATACCCTATTACTTAACGATTCTTTTATGTGGTATAGTCGCTGCTATCATAATACCTCGAATACCACCTCTATCGAGGAAAGCAGATGTTTATATATCAGGCGAAAAAAATGAATATAAAGAGTTAATTCCAGAGGGTTATACGTCATTTAGCTGGGGGCTTGAAAAGGCAATTGCGAGAAGTAGTAAAAGTAAAGGGGTTAAAGAGTTTATTTTGCAAGGCTCAATGAATGTTTTGGATATGTGGATTGGAGTCATACCAATCGTCATGGCTATGGGGACTTTCACGCTCATTCTTGCTGAATATACACCATTATTTAAATATCTTGGTATGCCTTTTATACCACTTTTACTATTATTGCAGGTACCAGAAGCTGTAGAGGCTTCGCAGACATTAATTGTTGGGTTTGCAGATATGTTTTTACCATCAGTTATGGCCGCTAGTATCGAGAATGAAATGACTCGGTTTATTATTGCTACGACATCTGTAACTCAATTAATATACATGTCAGAAGTAGGGGGATTAATTCTAGGGTCAAAAATACCAGTGAATTTTAAAGAGTTATTCGTCATATTCCTAGAGAGAACATTAATAACACTTCCAATTATTGTTATTGTAGCCCACATTATTTTTTAG
- a CDS encoding Asp23/Gls24 family envelope stress response protein has protein sequence MSGRLMTEYGEVIIDNEVIARIAGLSAVECYGVVGMASINVTDGLVQLLLGESLTKGIKVNLEDNKVTLDLHIIVEYGTKISAIADNLISTVKYRVEDMIGIDVEKVNIFVEGVRVD, from the coding sequence ATGTCAGGTAGATTAATGACAGAATACGGCGAAGTTATTATCGATAATGAGGTTATTGCACGTATTGCAGGATTGTCAGCTGTAGAATGTTACGGTGTTGTTGGAATGGCTTCTATTAATGTAACTGATGGACTTGTACAATTATTATTAGGTGAAAGCTTAACTAAGGGTATTAAGGTTAATCTAGAAGATAATAAGGTTACATTAGACTTGCATATTATTGTTGAATACGGTACTAAGATATCTGCTATTGCAGATAATTTAATTTCAACTGTTAAATATCGAGTGGAAGATATGATCGGTATTGATGTAGAAAAAGTAAATATATTTGTTGAAGGTGTAAGAGTCGATTAA
- a CDS encoding thiamine diphosphokinase → MTIIVITGGMIKNYEQYDETIKLADYIICADGGLRHMKEWRRNPDLIMGDFDSCDHELLSEYEAKKITVLRYPTDKDYTDTELALNEAIKRGAKDIIILGGTGTRLDHTLGNIHSLVQAMNQNITAQIIDDHNHIQIIQGDRVIEKQYGQYLSLIPLTSEVKGLTTTGLKYELKDYTLTYGRALGVSNEIVGDEVTISTKGGILVIIQSRD, encoded by the coding sequence ATGACAATTATTGTTATAACTGGTGGTATGATTAAAAATTATGAACAATATGATGAAACGATAAAGTTAGCAGATTATATTATTTGTGCTGATGGTGGACTAAGACACATGAAGGAATGGCGTCGAAATCCCGATTTAATTATGGGGGACTTCGATAGTTGTGATCATGAATTACTATCAGAGTACGAGGCTAAAAAGATAACAGTTTTAAGGTATCCTACGGATAAAGACTATACGGATACGGAACTGGCCTTGAATGAAGCCATTAAAAGAGGGGCTAAAGATATTATCATACTGGGAGGTACAGGTACACGTTTAGATCATACGCTTGGAAACATACACAGTCTCGTGCAAGCAATGAATCAAAATATTACAGCCCAAATTATTGATGATCATAATCATATACAAATTATACAAGGAGATAGGGTTATTGAGAAACAATATGGGCAATATCTTTCTCTAATTCCTTTAACTTCTGAAGTGAAAGGATTGACTACAACAGGGCTTAAGTATGAATTAAAGGATTATACCCTTACATATGGTAGAGCTTTGGGGGTAAGTAATGAGATAGTTGGAGATGAAGTCACAATAAGTACCAAAGGCGGTATTTTAGTTATTATACAATCAAGAGACTAG